In Drosophila innubila isolate TH190305 chromosome 2R unlocalized genomic scaffold, UK_Dinn_1.0 1_C_2R, whole genome shotgun sequence, the following are encoded in one genomic region:
- the LOC117782773 gene encoding uncharacterized protein LOC117782773 produces the protein MRLLLQPFGRVYGSRISPIAIRTYTCKKPIHPDPQCMPVNPKCYYIEDKCDAARDYLSNRIPLDKHMVEAQRQSRDQEFEPPCCVSRLVHRPPEEAKMRTVKEKERPPFRSMWEPPCEPHEQKYCTDMLPRFDEMFYHPSDKNRSFQRTWIECPPIRERLKKVCCLDGIEPPEIQRRVKVPCPETTCTFDYARMRHICKKAEPNLEGKCKKTFWPCCKAARCPPHCQQTRKLNPCLRLRPPSKSFSETRKWQRPRRVRECDRLHPSNCEAIREANKRMQFKFKPECAMV, from the coding sequence ATGCGCTTATTGTTGCAACCGTTTGGTCGAGTTTACGGCAGTCGCATTAGTCCAATTGCCATCAGGACTTACACTTGCAAGAAGCCCATACATCCGGATCCTCAATGCATGCCAGTTAATCCAAAATGCTATTATATAGAAGACAAATGTGATGCGGCTCGCGATTATCTGTCCAATAGGATTCCATTGGACAAGCACATGGTTGAGGCGCAAAGGCAATCACGGGATCAAGAGTTTGAACCACCGTGCTGCGTGTCACGCTTGGTACATCGCCCTCCAGAAGAGGCCAAGATGAGGACGGTGAAGGAGAAGGAGCGACCGCCTTTCCGATCCATGTGGGAGCCGCCCTGTGAGCCACACGAGCAGAAATATTGCACAGATATGTTGCCCCGCTTCGATGAGATGTTCTATCACCCATCGGACAAGAACAGAAGCTTTCAGCGCACTTGGATTGAGTGCCCGCCCATAAGGGAGCGCTTGAAGAAAGTCTGCTGCCTGGACGGAATCGAGCCGCCGGAGATTCAGAGGCGTGTCAAGGTGCCGTGTCCGGAGACAACCTGTACTTTTGACTACGCACGCATGCGACACATTTGCAAGAAAGCCGAGCCGAATCTCGAAGGCAAATGCAAGAAGACATTCTGGCCATGTTGCAAGGCAGCTCGCTGTCCTCCCCATTGCCAGCAGACCCGAAAACTTAATCCCTGCCTAAGGTTGCGACCGCCCAGCAAAAGTTTCTCGGAGACCAGAAAATGGCAGCGACCTCGCCGTGTCCGGGAGTGCGATCGTTTGCATCCGAGTAACTGTGAGGCAATAAGAGAGGCGAACAAACGCAtgcagtttaaatttaaaccagAGTGCGCCATGGTTTAA
- the LOC117782772 gene encoding uncharacterized protein LOC117782772 → MAKMLRSLGAELKCHLTKKLQPVCWPKAMFHSSSLMAKKQDAGDPLDCPETKTTECKTLNPRKCSPTDPPVRSCSEQDCPEEPRQPCCVNTRLSKDACQKTSKEDKSKAEKYKWESMWESPKNKSDSKALMWDYPHECCPKCDDVRFDVLYYRPSSKYRQFQRTWWECCPRMVPKRVCSYCDAIPPEVTRRCLPLCPRSACNQGHEKQRVDCLNAKAKDCMRVTMPCCRAARVPPRCHRVHRPTNCVKPKCPYPSYSECLQMDPAVIPDRPPECRCLNILTKCDSVRVRAKMTTDQLRLCPCPKC, encoded by the coding sequence ATGGCGAAAATGCTTAGGAGTCTGGGGGCGGAATTAAAATGTCATTTGACAAAGAAACTCCAACCAGTCTGTTGGCCTAAAGCCATGTTTCACAGCTCGAGTCTGATGGCCAAGAAGCAGGATGCTGGTGATCCGTTGGACTGTCCAGAGACCAAGACAACAGAATGCAAAACTTTGAATCCACGCAAATGCAGTCCTACCGATCCACCCGTAAGGTCTTGCAGTGAGCAGGATTGTCCGGAGGAGCCACGTCAGCCCTGCTGTGTGAATACGCGGCTATCGAAGGATGCGTGCCAAAAAACATCCAAGGAAGACAAGTCCAAGGCGGAGAAGTACAAGTGGGAATCCATGTGGGAATCTCCGAAGAACAAAAGTGATTCAAAGGCTTTAATGTGGGACTATCCGCACGAGTGCTGTCCCAAGTGCGATGACGTCCGCTTCGATGTTCTGTACTATCGGCCCTCGAGCAAGTACCGCCAGTTCCAGAGGACATGGTGGGAGTGCTGTCCGCGGATGGTGCCCAAACGGGTGTGCTCCTACTGTGATGCCATTCCACCAGAGGTGACAAGACGCTGCCTGCCACTTTGTCCACGCAGTGCCTGCAATCAGGGGCATGAAAAGCAGCGTGTCGACTGCCTCAACGCAAAGGCAAAGGACTGCATGCGTGTGACCATGCCCTGCTGTCGAGCGGCACGCGTACCGCCCCGCTGCCACCGTGTTCACCGACCCACAAACTGCGTGAAACCCAAGTGTCCCTACCCCAGCTACTCTGAATGCCTGCAAATGGATCCGGCTGTTATTCCCGATCGTCCACCCGAATGTCGCTGCCTCAACATCTTGACCAAATGCGACTCCGTCCGAGTCAGAGCAAAGATGACCACCGATCAATTGCGATTATGTCCATGCCCCAAATGCTAA